Proteins from a single region of Coregonus clupeaformis isolate EN_2021a chromosome 35, ASM2061545v1, whole genome shotgun sequence:
- the LOC121545759 gene encoding synaptonemal complex central element protein 3, translating into MAESPATSGDHQKDRSKEMMELNKGLERMIEYMENQSVQLKWMAYDMVVQRTSPDLGDSLRRLEEEFLRYKAGICGFPGEQEPNQGQGLGKDQGVGKGMEECPRPVDGYRLHPTNRDA; encoded by the exons ATGGCAGAATCTCCGGCTACATCTGGCGACCATCAAAAGGATCGTAGCAAAGAGATGATGGAGTTGAACAAGGGTTTAGAGAGAATGATCGAATACATGGAAAATCAATCAG TGCAGCTAAAGTGGATGGCCTATGACATGGTGGTGCAGCGGACCAGTCCTGATCTGGGGGACTCCCTACGGCGGCTGGAAGAAGAGTTCCTCCGCTACAAGGCTGGCATCTGTGGCTTCCCTGGGGAACAGGAGCCAAACCAGGGACAGGGGCTGGGAAAGGACCAGGGGGTGGGGAAGGGAATGGAGGAGTGTCCTAGACCAGTGGATGGATACCGCCTCCACCCCACTAACAGAGATGCATGA
- the LOC121545769 gene encoding forkhead box protein I1-ema produces MASFEPQGQSPPCCGPQFPSLGQEPPELSMYSDCYYPPPSLPSPQRTTPTSYDYSTSSPNPYLWFNGSGINAPYLATAGPPGNPGPPFVPQHYGMQRPYLGSGGAGGPGGELSWFSLPSQEDLMKLVRPPYSYSALIAMAIHGAPERRLTLSQIYQYVADNFPFYNKSKAGWQNSIRHNLSLNDCFKKVPRDEDDPGKGNYWTLDPNCEKMFDNGNFRRKRKRKSDSLSGGEGGSGGLESGDPNDRGSPQPPSNHGIDMSPTSERIPSPSSSGPAPCLSSFLSEMSGVASVGANEIGGDSLNRALPITLTLDGTQRLTQPGGFGRYSPTSGASEWASQLAPPPGLSSSPTHSSLGYSSPILSQFNGNFYPGLGSASILYPREGTEV; encoded by the exons ATGGCGTCGTTCGAGCCTCAGGGCCAGTCTCCTCCTTGCTGTGGCCCCCAGTTCCCCAGCCTGGGCCAGGAACCTCCAGAACTCAGCATGTACAGTGACTGCTACTACCCTCCTCCATCGCTCCCCAGCCCCCAGCGCACCACCCCCACCTCCTACGACTACAGCACCTCCTCCCCCAACCCTTACCTATGGTTCAACGGATCCGGCATCAACGCCCCATACCTGGCCACCGCCGGGCCTCCAGGTAACCCCGGGCCCCCCTTCGTCCCCCAGCACTACGGGATGCAGAGGCCCTACCTGGGGTCCGGCGGGGCGGGGGGCCCTGGGGGGGAGCTGAGCTGGTTCTCTCTGCCCTCACAGGAAGACCTGATGAAGCTAGTACGCCCGCCCTACTCCTACTCTGCCCTCATCGCCATGGCGATCCACGGCGCCCCGGAGCGGCGGCTGACCTTGAGTCAGATCTACCAGTACGTGGCCGATAACTTCCCCTTCTACAACAAGAGCAAGGCCGGCTGGCAGAACTCTATCAGGCACAACCTGTCACTCAACGACTGCTTTAAGAAGGTCCCCAGAGACGAGGACGACCCTG gtAAGGGTAACTACTGGACACTAGACCCAAACTGTGAGAAGATGTTTGACAACGGAAACTTCCGTCGTAAGAGGAAGAGGAAGTCTGATTCGCTGtctggaggagagggggggtcAGGGGGACTGGAGTCAGGTGATCCCAACGACCGGGGGAGTCCCCAACCCCCCAGCAACCATGGGATCGACATGTCCCCCACGTCAGAGAGaatcccctccccttcctcctcaggACCAGCCCCTTGCCTGAGCAGCTTCCTGTCTGAGATGTCTGGAGTGGCGTCTGTGGGAGCCAATGAAATCGGAGGAGATTCACTGAACCGGGCCCTGCCCATAACCCTTACCCTGGACGGGACCCAGAGGCTTACACAGCCTGGGGGTTTTGGTAGATACTCCCCCACCTCAGGTGCTTCGGAGTGGGCTTCCCAGCTGGCGCCTCCCCCTGGCCTCTCCTCCTCGCCCACCCACTCCTCCCTGGGTTACAGCAGCCCCATCCTCAGCCAGTTCAATGGAAATTTCTACCCTGGCTTGGGCTCAGCAAGCATCCTATACCCACGGGAAGGCACAGAGGTCTGA